In the Streptomyces sp. 3214.6 genome, TGGGCGACGGCCAGGTCGCCGTCGTCGAGAACCTGCGGTTCAACGCCGGCGAGACCGCCAAGGACGACGCCGAGCGCGGCGCCTTCGCCGACCGGCTCGCCGCCCTGGCGGACGTCTACGTCGGCGACGGCTTCGGCGCGGTGCACCGCAAGCACGCGTCCGTCTACGACCTCCCGGCACGGCTGCCGCACGCCGCCGGCTTCCTGATCGCCACCGAGGTCGGCGTCCTGAAGAAGCTCACCGAGGACGTCAAGCGGCCCTACGTCGTCGCGCTCGGCGGCGCCAAGGTCTCCGACAAGCTCGCCGTCATCGACCAGCTGCTCGGCAAGGCCGACCGCATCCTCATCGGCGGCGGCATGGCCTACACCTTCCTCAAGGCCCAGGGCCACGAGGTCGGCATCTCCCTCCTCCAGGAGGACCAGGTCCCCGCGGTGCAGGAGTACATCGAGCGCGCGCAGAAGACCGGCGTCGAGCTGGTCCTGCCGGTCGACGTCCTCGTCGCCCCCGAGTTCCCGGACCTGAAGACGAAGGCCCCCGCGAACCCCACCACCGTCGCCGCGGACGCGATCCCCGCCGACCAGGAGGGTCTGGACATCGGTCCCGAGACCCGCAAGCTGTACGCCTCGAAGCTCGCC is a window encoding:
- a CDS encoding phosphoglycerate kinase, coding for MKTIDELLAEGVAGKRVFVRADLNVPLDGTTITDDGRIRAVLPTVKALAEAGAKVVVASHLGRPKGAPDPAFSLAPAAARLGELLGSAVAFATDTVGESAQSTVAGLGDGQVAVVENLRFNAGETAKDDAERGAFADRLAALADVYVGDGFGAVHRKHASVYDLPARLPHAAGFLIATEVGVLKKLTEDVKRPYVVALGGAKVSDKLAVIDQLLGKADRILIGGGMAYTFLKAQGHEVGISLLQEDQVPAVQEYIERAQKTGVELVLPVDVLVAPEFPDLKTKAPANPTTVAADAIPADQEGLDIGPETRKLYASKLADAATVFWNGPMGVFEHPDYAEGTKAVAQALIDSPAFTVVGGGDSAAAVRLLGFDENAFGHISTGGGASLEYLEGKTLPGLAALED